The stretch of DNA attttaatttaattctaataatatcactcaatttaaaattcatttcGATTGGATAACCCGAGTGTCGCTTATAATTTTCACCTCCAAAAATCTCTTACcaataaaattttgttattatatcgtattatcttttctttgttatttaaGGTTGTTTCATAATTCTTATCTTCTCATGGATGTCTTTTTTCAGCTCTAAGAACTTGATCTTCAAACTGGGCTTTACTGGAATCTTTTTTGTTTTCGATCATTGGTATTGATTTATGGAGATGgagattttttaattttgagagtttgattttttatttaagaaaatggTGAGATTGTGATAGCCTTTTCTCCCAAATATTCAGACAGCTTTGTTGCCGATCCCAATCTACCACTGTTTATGTTGTTAACAAACGGCGATGGCAATGGCCTTATCGTGCAGCTGTGTGGTTCCTATAGCCACTAACAAACTCCCCCACTCGTCGTTTTCCCCTCCGGCAACCCTTTCCTTCCCACCTCACAAATCTTTCAACCCCAAACCCCCCATTTCCTCCATTTGCCGTAGTCAATTTGATGGTTCAGGTTATGAGGAAAGTGAGGCGGTGGAGGAACCTTTCTTCCCTTATTTGGTTGAGGAGAGTGACGACGAAGACGACGAAACAGAGAGCAGCGTGGATTTGTTGTTGAGATTCTTGCACAGCATGTTCAGGAAGGTCTCCAAGCGTGCCAAGAAGGCTTCTCGCTCTATCTTACCTGCTGCAATGTCGCCccaattggtaaaattactcaAATTCCTTCTTGGCCTTTTGCCTTTCTTTTATGCCTTGATGCTATGTATTAATCTATTGTTGCGATTTATTATAAATTCTATCTTCAATTTACACTCTGTTTGCAATTCTCATTGCTACTAATGAAGCTTAGGTTGACACCTATTTTTCTTTGTTCTAAAATATTCAGGTGTCATTTGCAGTTGATGGAGTCCTCTTATTGGCTGCACTTTCCATTCTTAGAGCACTTCTTGAGGTATCAATCACTTCTACTTATTCCTACTTTTGTATATGGTTAAGATGGCAGTCACTGCTGCAAGTATAACGTTTAAGCTTTTTAACATTGTTGAGGAGAGATCCCTCAACGGGTCGGTATTATCCCCGGATTGAACCGGGATTGTGTCTCTCACTTCTGTCGAGAACCTGAGCCTGAGGTGGGTTCCGTGAAGTGGGAGCACCCCTTCAAATCGAACCAAGCATGACACACGGACCATCTACTAAGGGGACCTTCTAATGCCATTTAAGGCATGAGTTCAAACCCTACTGAGCACGAGATGCACACGTTCCTGTGTGTCACGCATAACCCAATCTGACAAGGCGCTCTTGCTTTGCAAATCCCACCTTAGGCTCAAGCTCTTGACAGAGTCGGAAGACAAAACCCCAGCTTGGCTAAGGGATAATACAGACCATTAACGAGTCTGTCAGCTCCGGACGAGCGGCACTTCAAAAACTTCTCCAAAAGGAGTATGGTCTCCCCTCAACAAATATTATCATAAATCTATATATCTTTAGCTGTCAAGAGTATAATTCTTGATGCATTTATGTTCTTCCCCTTGTTTTGATAATGAAAATAATAGCCAAAATCCAAAATGATGACAGGTGGTATGCACTCTTGGAGGAACAGTATTTGTTGTTATATTGCTTCTTCGTGTGATTTGGGCTGCTGTTTCGTATTTCCAATCAATTGGGAACGGTTTTAACCAAGGTGATGGTTCCTTTGGCACTTCACAGCCAATAATATAAACCTCATCATTGGTTAAAAGGCAAAAGTTATCTCTTTGGGGCTTCTGAATTTTATAGGTATGCATTCTCTTGTAAATTTGACTAGGAAATTAAGTACAAATGTGACAAtcatatatacttttttttacaCTAATACTGTTGAATAAATGATGATATGATGGAGTTAAACAGCACGTTTGTTTAACACAACAATGGCTTTGAGCATTCCTTTCGAGACATAAATGGTGGCTCCATGGCTCATGTTGAGAAAGGAAAATTCAGTGTCCCTCTGGTTTTTAACATGATGCAGATTATTGCTATTATTACTAATTGACAATTcgggttgatgatatgctaaccACTTGGGTGATGTACCAGAACTGTATT from Gossypium hirsutum isolate 1008001.06 chromosome D04, Gossypium_hirsutum_v2.1, whole genome shotgun sequence encodes:
- the LOC107899604 gene encoding protein SHORT HYPOCOTYL IN WHITE LIGHT 1 isoform X1; its protein translation is MAMALSCSCVVPIATNKLPHSSFSPPATLSFPPHKSFNPKPPISSICRSQFDGSGYEESEAVEEPFFPYLVEESDDEDDETESSVDLLLRFLHSMFRKVSKRAKKASRSILPAAMSPQLVSFAVDGVLLLAALSILRALLEVVCTLGGTVFVVILLLRVIWAAVSYFQSIGNGFNQGDGSFGTSQPII
- the LOC107899604 gene encoding uncharacterized protein isoform X2, whose product is MAMALSCSCVVPIATNKLPHSSFSPPATLSFPPHKSFNPKPPISSICRSQFDGSGYEESEAVEEPFFPYLVEESDDEDDETESSVDLLLRFLHSMFRKVSKRAKKASRSILPAAMSPQLVSFAVDGVLLLAALSILRALLEAQALDRVGRQNPSLAKG
- the LOC107899604 gene encoding uncharacterized protein isoform X3, with amino-acid sequence MAMALSCSCVVPIATNKLPHSSFSPPATLSFPPHKSFNPKPPISSICRSQFDGSGYEESEAVEEPFFPYLVEESDDEDDETESSVDLLLRFLHSMFRKVSKRAKKASRSILPAAMSPQLLMESSYWLHFPFLEHFLRLKLLTESEDKTPAWLRDNTDH
- the LOC107899604 gene encoding uncharacterized protein isoform X4; the protein is MAMALSCSCVVPIATNKLPHSSFSPPATLSFPPHKSFNPKPPISSICRSQFDGSGYEESEAVEEPFFPYLVEESDDEDDETESSVDLLLRFLHSMFRKVSKRAKKASRSILPAAMSPQLLMESSYWLHFPFLEHFLRWYALLEEQYLLLYCFFV